A single Candidatus Thalassolituus haligoni DNA region contains:
- a CDS encoding TonB-dependent siderophore receptor — MLTHRPHSRPVFPLKALSLALVLTTGLSAAAQSLETTATNNPAAQQQFDLPAAPLATTLTQISVSTGTILIFDPAQLDGIRHAAVSGQYSVPDLIDLLIQGTDLMLSRNNNGALVLIPQQSPDGVFNLPKLKVQDSFARESATAPVEGYIANNTGSLGRMATRQMETARSVSVVTADLIADLAATSVEQAVGYTSGVQVAAFGQDLRFDQVSIRGYSVTTGADYRDGLRQLNTGWLAYYRTEPFGLERLEVVKGPDSVSYGQVTPGGLINRVSKRPGYDTDNTAELQIGSEQHRQGQLDISADLSEQLSYRLVALARDADSDVTGINDDSLYIAPSLLWRISDDTELTILAHHQRYETAGSPQLYQDGDQLTDFWAGDIDYDKLHQTQSALTTELTHTINDVLSLHQTLTLGSVDALNRYADASGETSGTVIERDAAEIEETMNTLALDTHLEWQYSAGATSNRLALGIDHYRINTDVDYLMGEAPAIDSAAPDYHQDFPQRSSIYQEQQRSRQTGIYLQNQMTWANHWHLAAGLRRDNLNTQTEDILYGDDTRQNDQATSGSLGLIRELDNGLAPYISYATSFTANIGSDANGNPFEPGEGRQLEAGVKYQSANQRLFAVASLFDLTETNVLTTDLNNSDFNVQTGELRTQGLELEGKLNLRNLDLTASYTYLDPEVSRSNDGYQGNQPTGTPNNMANAWGNYQFGQFEAGLGARWVGMSYADAANSWKNDAYSVVDARASWKLDQWLSGATAALNISNLADNTYTLCHDGYCYRARGRKAVASIKYRW; from the coding sequence ATGTTGACCCATCGCCCGCATTCCCGACCGGTATTCCCTCTCAAAGCCCTTTCCTTGGCCTTGGTGCTGACGACCGGCTTATCAGCCGCAGCACAGTCATTAGAGACCACTGCAACAAACAACCCGGCAGCGCAACAACAGTTCGACCTGCCAGCAGCGCCACTGGCGACAACATTGACACAAATTTCAGTCAGCACGGGTACCATTCTGATATTTGATCCAGCACAACTGGACGGTATCCGTCACGCCGCCGTGTCCGGGCAATATTCTGTACCAGATCTGATCGACCTGCTGATCCAAGGCACTGATCTGATGCTTTCCCGCAACAACAATGGCGCGCTGGTACTGATACCACAGCAGTCACCCGACGGGGTTTTTAACCTACCCAAGCTCAAGGTTCAGGACAGCTTCGCTCGGGAATCCGCCACTGCGCCAGTTGAGGGTTATATCGCCAACAACACCGGTTCACTGGGCCGCATGGCGACACGTCAGATGGAAACCGCCCGCTCGGTTTCCGTCGTCACCGCAGATCTGATTGCAGACCTGGCAGCGACATCGGTTGAACAGGCGGTCGGCTACACCTCCGGGGTACAGGTAGCGGCTTTCGGGCAGGACTTGCGTTTTGATCAGGTCTCTATCCGGGGTTACTCCGTCACCACCGGAGCCGATTATCGTGACGGTTTGCGTCAGCTGAATACCGGCTGGCTGGCTTACTACCGCACCGAACCCTTTGGCCTTGAACGTCTTGAGGTGGTCAAAGGCCCCGACTCCGTCAGCTATGGACAAGTGACGCCCGGCGGACTGATCAACCGGGTCAGCAAACGTCCAGGTTATGACACCGACAATACTGCAGAGCTGCAAATCGGTAGCGAACAACATCGCCAAGGACAGCTGGACATCAGTGCCGATCTCAGCGAGCAACTCAGCTACCGGCTGGTGGCACTCGCCCGTGATGCCGACTCCGATGTCACTGGCATCAATGATGACAGCCTCTATATCGCCCCGTCCCTGTTATGGCGTATTTCAGACGATACAGAGCTGACCATCCTGGCTCATCACCAGCGCTATGAAACCGCCGGTTCACCACAGTTGTATCAGGACGGTGACCAACTGACCGATTTCTGGGCCGGGGATATCGATTACGACAAACTGCATCAAACCCAGAGTGCACTGACCACCGAGTTGACCCACACCATCAACGATGTACTCAGCCTGCACCAGACGCTGACACTCGGCAGCGTCGATGCCCTCAACCGCTACGCCGATGCCTCCGGCGAAACCAGCGGCACAGTGATTGAACGTGACGCCGCCGAAATCGAAGAGACCATGAACACGCTGGCACTCGACACTCACCTCGAATGGCAATACAGCGCCGGAGCAACCAGTAACCGTCTGGCACTGGGGATCGACCACTATCGCATCAATACCGATGTCGACTATCTGATGGGTGAGGCCCCAGCCATTGATTCTGCGGCACCGGATTACCATCAGGACTTCCCGCAACGCAGCAGCATTTATCAAGAGCAACAGCGCAGCCGCCAGACCGGTATCTACCTGCAGAATCAGATGACCTGGGCAAACCACTGGCATCTGGCCGCTGGCCTCCGCCGAGATAACCTCAACACCCAGACAGAAGACATTCTCTATGGAGATGACACGCGCCAGAATGACCAGGCGACCAGCGGCAGCCTCGGTCTGATTCGTGAATTGGACAACGGCCTGGCTCCCTACATCAGTTACGCCACCTCGTTCACCGCCAATATTGGCAGCGATGCCAATGGCAACCCGTTTGAACCTGGCGAAGGCAGGCAACTGGAGGCCGGGGTCAAATACCAATCGGCCAACCAGCGTCTGTTTGCTGTTGCCAGTCTCTTTGATCTGACCGAAACCAACGTCCTGACCACGGACCTCAACAATTCTGACTTCAATGTGCAAACCGGCGAATTACGCACCCAGGGCCTGGAACTGGAAGGTAAACTCAACCTCCGCAACCTCGACCTGACCGCTTCCTATACCTATCTCGACCCGGAAGTCAGCCGCAGTAATGACGGCTACCAAGGCAATCAACCCACTGGCACCCCCAACAACATGGCCAATGCCTGGGGTAATTATCAGTTTGGCCAGTTTGAGGCAGGACTGGGAGCGCGCTGGGTGGGTATGAGTTATGCCGATGCCGCCAACAGCTGGAAAAATGACGCCTACTCGGTTGTTGATGCCCGCGCATCCTGGAAGCTGGATCAATGGTTAAGTGGTGCCACCGCTGCGCTCAACATCAGCAACCTGGCCGACAACACATACACTTTGTGTCATGACGGCTACTGCTATCGAGCTCGAGGCCGCAAGGCAGTCGCTTCCATCAAATATCGCTGGTAA
- a CDS encoding PepSY-associated TM helix domain-containing protein, giving the protein MVNVLRPFMVRCHRVIGLATALFLFVAGATGAIISWDHELDEWLNPQLFETAIPDNSEPGQRLFTALELANRYEQQQPAAQVTWLDLHQEPGHNTLLYVEGAADPVSGQQQRLSHNQIAMNPYTGTAQSWRHWGDISLSRENLLPFLYKLHYSLHLPDGLGLELGILFMGVVAVFWALDCLIALGISFPSRRVWRKSFRFRWRQPGHKLTFDLHRSGGVWIWPLLLIVAFSSISMNLEYQLVRPLLGQISSLTPDAFDTRSARPMNEPASPQLTREQILAIATDEARRLGWEKPPGGLYYGALHKVYGVGFYTLEGAHGDGGLGPNWLQIDSDNGDILARIETGKGTAADIFVQAQYPLHSGRILGLTGRILLSLLGVIVAILSLTGILIWLKRTRLTSPRRAQPDRP; this is encoded by the coding sequence ATGGTCAATGTACTGCGACCGTTTATGGTTCGTTGTCACCGGGTCATCGGACTGGCAACGGCCCTGTTTCTGTTCGTCGCCGGCGCAACCGGCGCGATCATCTCCTGGGATCATGAGCTGGATGAATGGCTCAATCCCCAATTATTTGAAACCGCCATCCCGGACAACTCGGAGCCAGGTCAACGGCTGTTTACCGCCCTTGAGTTGGCCAACCGCTACGAACAGCAGCAGCCTGCCGCCCAAGTCACCTGGCTCGATTTGCATCAGGAGCCGGGTCACAACACCCTGCTTTATGTCGAAGGAGCAGCGGATCCTGTCAGCGGTCAGCAACAGCGTCTGTCGCATAACCAGATTGCCATGAACCCTTACACTGGCACGGCACAATCCTGGCGTCACTGGGGCGATATCTCGCTGAGCCGAGAAAACCTGTTGCCGTTTTTATACAAGCTGCACTACAGCCTGCATTTGCCCGACGGCTTGGGTCTCGAACTGGGCATTTTGTTTATGGGAGTGGTCGCGGTATTCTGGGCACTCGACTGCCTGATCGCATTGGGAATCAGCTTCCCGTCGCGGCGGGTATGGCGCAAGTCCTTCCGTTTCCGCTGGCGTCAGCCGGGCCACAAACTCACGTTTGACCTGCATCGTTCCGGCGGTGTCTGGATCTGGCCATTGCTGTTGATTGTGGCGTTCAGTTCCATTTCCATGAATCTGGAATATCAGCTGGTCAGGCCACTATTGGGGCAAATATCCAGCCTGACCCCCGATGCATTCGACACCCGCTCTGCTCGCCCCATGAACGAACCCGCCAGCCCGCAACTGACACGGGAGCAAATACTCGCCATCGCCACCGACGAAGCCCGGCGTCTGGGCTGGGAGAAGCCACCTGGCGGCCTATATTATGGTGCTCTGCACAAAGTCTATGGCGTCGGTTTTTATACGCTGGAAGGCGCTCATGGAGATGGTGGACTGGGGCCAAACTGGTTACAAATCGACAGTGACAACGGTGATATCCTCGCTCGAATTGAAACCGGCAAGGGCACTGCAGCGGATATTTTTGTACAGGCCCAATACCCACTGCATTCCGGTCGTATTTTGGGTCTCACTGGCAGAATATTACTGTCTTTGTTAGGAGTAATAGTCGCTATCTTATCCCTGACGGGCATCCTGATCTGGCTCAAGCGTACCCGGCTGACAAGCCCCCGACGTGCTCAACCAGACAGGCCTTAA
- a CDS encoding ketosteroid isomerase-related protein, whose translation MTRSHTEALIFNYYQAFNQGDMNAFLALLSDDVIHDINQGERETGREAFARFMARMNHHYRETLKDIVILSSPDGERAAAEFVVHGEYLATDDGLPAAKGQRYVLPAGAFFEIRNGKIARVSNYYNLDDWIRQVTAAALADGVV comes from the coding sequence ATGACCCGTTCCCACACAGAAGCATTGATTTTTAACTACTATCAGGCATTTAACCAAGGCGATATGAACGCCTTCCTGGCGTTACTCTCTGACGATGTCATTCACGATATCAATCAGGGAGAGCGAGAAACCGGCCGTGAGGCCTTTGCCCGCTTTATGGCGCGTATGAATCACCATTACCGCGAAACCCTGAAGGATATCGTGATTCTCAGTAGCCCGGATGGAGAACGAGCCGCTGCCGAGTTTGTCGTACATGGCGAATATCTGGCAACGGATGACGGCTTGCCCGCGGCCAAGGGTCAGCGTTATGTCTTGCCTGCCGGGGCGTTTTTTGAGATCCGGAATGGCAAAATTGCCCGCGTCAGCAACTACTACAACCTGGACGACTGGATTCGTCAGGTAACAGCGGCCGCCCTTGCGGACGGAGTGGTTTAA
- a CDS encoding cobalamin-binding protein, with protein sequence MSRPYRAGWLLLLVLSAAHGAEPEQQTEPASELSSAKQAPATGQKTSNPADARASLRIIALAPHIVELLYTIGAGAQIIGTTEYADYPAAANDIPRVGSYAGLQIEKILQMKPDLIIAWRSGNPVADLERLQQYHLNVVYSDVTRLDDVASELRNFGRLTGHEASAEQHALAYEQELQRLRATFAKRTPVRVFYELWSRPLTTVAANAWPQQQLTLCGADNPFAQLNQDYPGVGLEQVIVSMPEVIIQPSHQGNNSIDADAVNWQRWRTIPAVKNGYIIHPDADKLHRMTPRALDEIGLLCEQIDHAR encoded by the coding sequence GTGAGTCGACCGTATCGGGCGGGTTGGCTGCTGTTGCTGGTTCTGTCTGCTGCTCATGGCGCGGAGCCAGAACAGCAGACAGAACCAGCATCCGAACTATCATCAGCAAAACAGGCACCAGCAACAGGGCAGAAAACGTCAAACCCGGCAGACGCCCGAGCATCGCTGCGTATTATCGCCTTGGCACCGCATATTGTGGAATTACTCTATACCATTGGAGCGGGAGCACAAATCATCGGCACTACCGAATACGCCGATTATCCAGCCGCTGCCAATGACATTCCCCGCGTCGGCTCCTACGCCGGTTTGCAGATTGAAAAAATCCTGCAAATGAAACCCGACCTCATTATTGCCTGGCGTAGCGGTAATCCGGTAGCGGATCTGGAGCGGCTGCAGCAATATCATCTGAACGTGGTGTATTCCGACGTCACCCGGCTTGACGATGTCGCCAGTGAATTACGCAACTTTGGACGTCTGACCGGCCACGAAGCCAGTGCCGAACAGCATGCTTTGGCTTATGAGCAGGAGTTGCAGCGACTGCGCGCCACCTTTGCCAAGCGGACGCCGGTGCGGGTGTTTTACGAACTCTGGTCGCGGCCGCTGACCACCGTGGCGGCTAATGCCTGGCCACAACAACAGTTGACACTTTGTGGGGCTGACAATCCATTTGCCCAACTGAATCAGGATTACCCTGGGGTCGGACTGGAGCAGGTGATTGTTTCGATGCCCGAAGTGATTATCCAGCCAAGCCACCAAGGAAATAACAGCATTGATGCCGATGCGGTTAACTGGCAGCGCTGGCGTACCATTCCGGCGGTCAAAAATGGTTATATCATTCACCCGGATGCTGACAAGTTGCATCGCATGACTCCCAGAGCGCTGGATGAAATCGGCCTGCTGTGTGAACAGATCGACCATGCCCGATAA
- the cobO gene encoding cob(I)yrinic acid a,c-diamide adenosyltransferase, protein MNPVPDKNAAHKAKMQQQQAAVAERVKAAQEKRGTLIVITGNGKGKSTSGFGTVVRALGYDLKTAVVQYVKGTWPCGERDLLQKLGVPFHVMGTGFTWDTQDRDKDIAAAQEAWAASKVFLADPEIHVLLLDELTYMLSYEYLDIEEVLTALANRPVEQTVVITGRDAHPRLIELADTVSEVQPVKHAFDAGIKARKGVDW, encoded by the coding sequence GTGAATCCAGTACCTGATAAAAATGCAGCACACAAAGCCAAAATGCAGCAACAACAAGCCGCTGTTGCTGAACGGGTCAAGGCCGCCCAGGAAAAGCGCGGCACCCTGATCGTGATTACCGGCAATGGCAAAGGCAAGTCCACCTCGGGTTTTGGCACGGTTGTCCGGGCGCTCGGATACGACCTGAAAACTGCCGTAGTGCAATACGTCAAGGGCACCTGGCCTTGTGGCGAACGGGATTTGTTACAAAAGCTGGGGGTGCCGTTTCATGTGATGGGCACCGGATTTACCTGGGATACCCAAGATCGGGACAAGGACATCGCTGCCGCTCAGGAAGCCTGGGCGGCCAGTAAGGTGTTTCTGGCCGACCCGGAGATTCACGTACTGTTGCTGGACGAACTGACCTATATGCTCAGCTACGAATACCTCGATATTGAGGAGGTGCTGACGGCGCTGGCCAATCGCCCGGTCGAACAAACCGTGGTGATTACCGGGCGTGATGCTCACCCGCGCTTGATCGAGCTGGCCGATACCGTCAGTGAGGTGCAACCGGTCAAACACGCGTTTGATGCTGGTATCAAGGCACGTAAAGGCGTGGACTGGTGA